From Gottschalkiaceae bacterium SANA:
AATTGAACACCATCGACAACAATCAAAATGGAGTTTTCATCTCGATATTCAGGTATCAATTCGATCGTCATATTAAAGGGAACGATCACGCTATTGGTCAGAGAGCGATATACACGTGAGTTAATGGGTGCTAAAGCCGTCATTTGCAATACGCCCAGGGTTGGATACACGAGGCTACCTCCAGCGGACATGTTGTATGCGGTAGATCCCATAGGGGTAGAGACGATAATCCCATCACCGGAATAGCTTTCTAGGGTTTCATCACCTATATTAATATTCAGGTGAATGACTTTGGAATTAATTCCTTTGATTACGATTTCATTGATTCCAGTCAAGGGAATGCATTGGTCTTCGGTGCAAACTGCACTTTCGACGAGATAGAGCTGTTCCAATTGATAATCATCATCCTTCAAATGGCTGACAAGACGGTCGATGTCTTCTGGGCATAGCTCTTGAAAAAATCCAAGATGTCCAGTATTGATGCCGATAAAGGGGATTTCTGGAAAGCCCACTTCTTTCATACCAATTAAAATGACACCGTCGCCGCCAACGCAAATGTTGAGGTCGGCATGATCATCATAGTTTTCAGACACTTCAAAATTT
This genomic window contains:
- a CDS encoding NAD(+)/NADH kinase, which gives rise to MQKIQKINILHNYQKPSERVVDELRKKLLAANFEVSENYDDHADLNICVGGDGVILIGMKEVGFPEIPFIGINTGHLGFFQELCPEDIDRLVSHLKDDDYQLEQLYLVESAVCTEDQCIPLTGINEIVIKGINSKVIHLNINIGDETLESYSGDGIIVSTPMGSTAYNMSAGGSLVYPTLGVLQMTALAPINSRVYRSLTNSVIVPFNMTIELIPEYRDENSILIVVDGVQLTYRDITNLKFWVSERKLTRLTTHEHHFWANIKKKFL